In Aedes albopictus strain Foshan chromosome 3, AalbF5, whole genome shotgun sequence, the following are encoded in one genomic region:
- the LOC134291312 gene encoding protein unc-79 homolog isoform X4 produces MTGSFRVQLVNMGTRGAAFQAKLRCLHEYHVRLLSNQIPTPSGSDIANTIKYFSQTLLTVLKDVPCSPLEMIKDPSLDQSRMSSYPNLEYQNLYNALTMLLDVASSIQNGLNLFGKALLQCLGCILPFLDKDLIDNLPYLAASSISVLPPSLHQDIINYLCYYILPFTITRQSDDDQECHACQSVSAVIMLVFQYSNNPAHHCQLLESLMRLKHNVVKDLLCVIAYGTSASRASAAKLLFYYWPAFDPNLFDRKGLLCKFTNNLIPFVCQRESCPNAGNAEAVKVCYNHCISILYAVDSPPPLYLCIECANEIHRDHPDLSFGDILHPMQQVSMICENKNCRSSDKSAVSICFSSECASYNGNHPIRYCSQCHGNRHNSRRGIDHIVHRSLPPMMMMDAEMQTYMVEAVISLLREAKPLNLDFGRDSSSDSKGSAGNGTQDTLTLEDRQLLGRYGIWLLVGRCKPTADTPIEILGRLLSMLFHWFHITAYSYDGQAESTLEKLKLEHVCGWLKDVCDSHYKDFIDCLLPHPPEYSRVGGHWDTLASRTSHLKEGLQRLICLIPYEIINQQIWDTVMPHWMEAVTNDVPEKELPELKIVLSKILDPDMSPLGFDAKAMYNFVTIRFEKTTAKVQQQALHWLQNLTKLEILIPLTQLFAMFGDGVRIMKHGMQAEFHTDKIGKGSGSKIARDKELQPPRRSSISPVVEDDSGNTSAISDDEAPISRHTEFSTDAEHNLTCCILMLDILLKQMELQDIEQHSGIYTTVCDGVCRLLKCMVTAAKVGLGNHICSSKECGYCEASVMWHQLSTKLVQYLAPLDAVRPPDAPLPEIIDDEKPSRKSPPESEKESKTRDRDVSLSMAPLPIPLGPLDVNHPYH; encoded by the exons CTGTTCTAAAAGATGTGCCATGCTCTCCTCTGGAAATGATCAAGGATCCTTCACTCGATCAATCGAGGATGTCCAGCTATCCAAACCTGGAATATCAAAATCTATACAATGCACTCACCATGCTGCTTGACGTAGCTTCCAGTATCCAAAACGGattgaatttatttggaaaagcaCTGCTGCAATGTCTGGGATGCATTCTACCTTTTTTGGATAAGGACTTGATTGATAACCTTCCCTATCTAGCTGCATCCAGTATTTCCGTTCTTCCACCATCGTTGCACCAAGATATAATAAACTATCTATGTTATTACATATTACCATTTACGATCA CTCGCCAAAGTGATGATGACCAAGAATGTCATGCGTGCCAGTCGGTGTCTGCTGTTATAATGTTAGTATTTCAGTATTCGAATAATCCTGCACATCATTGTCAGCTTCTGGAATCCTTGATGAGACTCAAGCATAACGTTGTAAAAGATCTACTATGCGTAATCGCATACGGTACTTCAGCAAGTCGAGCCTCTGCTGCTAAGTTGCTATTCTACTATTGGCCTGCGTTTGATCCGAATCTTTTTGATCGCAAAGGATTATTATGCAAGTTTACCAACAATTTGATACCATTTGTTTGTCAAAGAGAATCATGTCCTAATGCCGGCAATGCTGAAGCCGTTAAGGTTTGCTACAATCATTGCATTAGTATATTATACGCCGTTGATTCGCCCCCACCGCTGTATCTGTGCATCGAATGTGCTAATGAAATACATCGTGACCATCCAGATCTTTCGTTTGGAGATATACTGCATCCGATGCAGCAAGTGTCAATGATATGTGAAAACAAG AATTGCAGGTCGAGCGATAAATCAGCGGTGTCGATTTGTTTTTCAAGCGAGTGTGCTAGTTACAACGGTAACCACCCTATCCGATACTGCTCTCAGTGCCATGGCAACCGACACAACAGTAGGCGTGGAATTGATCACATCGTGCATCGCAGTCTAccgccgatgatgatgatggatgctGAGATGCAAACGTACATGGTGGAAGCGGTTATAAGTCTTCTTCGAGAAGCAAAACCCTTGAATTTGGACTTTGGAAgagattcttctagtgattcgaAGGGTAGTGCAGGAAATGGAACACAAGACACGCTAACCTTAGAGGATCGTCAACTGCTGGGCCGATACGGAATATGGCTTTTGGTTGGCAGATGCAAACCTACTGCCGATACCCCGATTGAAATTCTAGGGCGTTTATTATCCATGCTTTTCCATTGGTTCCATATAACCGCGTACTCATACGACGGACAAGCTGAGAGCACTTTGGAAAAACTCAAACTGGAGCACGTTTGCGGCTGGTTGAAGGATGTTTGTGATAGCCATTATAAAGATTTCATCGACTGTCTTCTCCCTCATCCACCCGAATATTCCAGAGTGGGAGGGCATTGGGATACACTCGCTTCTAGAACTTCACATCTCAAAGAAGGCCTACAGCGTCTGATTTGTCTCATACCATACGAGATTATAAACCAACAAATTTGGGATACCGTGATGCCGCATTGGATGGAAGCCGTCACAAACGACGTACCGGAAAAGGAGCTACCAGAACTGAAGATTGTGCTGAGCAAAATCCTAGATCCTGACATGTCACCATTAGGATTTGATGCCAAGGCAATGTACAATTTcgtaacaattcgttttgagaaaACAACCGCCAAGGTCCAACAGCAGGCCCTTCACTGGTTGCAGAATTTGACGAAACTTGAAATTTTGATACCTCTGACGCAGCTGTTTGCAATGTTTGGAGATGGTGTTCGCATAATGAAGCACGGAATGCAGGCCGAGTTCCACACTGATAAGATTGGGAAAGGCAGTGGCTCGAAAATAGCGCGTGATAAAGAACTTCAGCCTCCCAGAAGAAGCTCTATCT CTCCTGTTGTTGAAGATGACTCGGGAAATACGTCTGCGATTTCCGATGATGAGGCACCGATATCGAGACATACTGAATTTTCAACTGATGCCGAGCATAATCTAACCTGCTGCATTTTGATGCTTGACATATTACTAAAACAG ATGGAACTTCAGGATATTGAACAACACAGCGGTATTTACACAACTGTCTGCGACGGAGTGTGTAGACTACTGAAATGCATGGTTACGGCGGCAAAAGTGGGACTAGGAAATCACATTTGCTCATCAAAG GAATGTGGCTACTGTGAAGCATCAGTGATGTGGCATCAGCTTTCGACAAAACTTGTTCAATATTTGGCCCCACTGGATGCGGTTAGACCACCGGAC gctcCACTACCGGAAATTATAGACGACGAAAAACCGTCACGAAAGAGTCCTCCAGAATCAGAAAAGGAAAGTAAAACTCGGGATCGCGATGTTTCCCTTTCTATGGCACCTTTGCCCATACCCCTTGGACCGCTAG ACGTCAATCACCCTTACCACTAA
- the LOC134291312 gene encoding protein unc-79 homolog isoform X5, with protein sequence MIKDPSLDQSRMSSYPNLEYQNLYNALTMLLDVASSIQNGLNLFGKALLQCLGCILPFLDKDLIDNLPYLAASSISVLPPSLHQDIINYLCYYILPFTITRQSDDDQECHACQSVSAVIMLVFQYSNNPAHHCQLLESLMRLKHNVVKDLLCVIAYGTSASRASAAKLLFYYWPAFDPNLFDRKGLLCKFTNNLIPFVCQRESCPNAGNAEAVKVCYNHCISILYAVDSPPPLYLCIECANEIHRDHPDLSFGDILHPMQQVSMICENKNCRSSDKSAVSICFSSECASYNGNHPIRYCSQCHGNRHNSRRGIDHIVHRSLPPMMMMDAEMQTYMVEAVISLLREAKPLNLDFGRDSSSDSKGSAGNGTQDTLTLEDRQLLGRYGIWLLVGRCKPTADTPIEILGRLLSMLFHWFHITAYSYDGQAESTLEKLKLEHVCGWLKDVCDSHYKDFIDCLLPHPPEYSRVGGHWDTLASRTSHLKEGLQRLICLIPYEIINQQIWDTVMPHWMEAVTNDVPEKELPELKIVLSKILDPDMSPLGFDAKAMYNFVTIRFEKTTAKVQQQALHWLQNLTKLEILIPLTQLFAMFGDGVRIMKHGMQAEFHTDKIGKGSGSKIARDKELQPPRRSSISPVVEDDSGNTSAISDDEAPISRHTEFSTDAEHNLTCCILMLDILLKQMELQDIEQHSGIYTTVCDGVCRLLKCMVTAAKVGLGNHICSSKECGYCEASVMWHQLSTKLVQYLAPLDAVRPPDAPLPEIIDDEKPSRKSPPESEKESKTRDRDVSLSMAPLPIPLGPLVVPSILDDVGKIIIMAGPVPVAVPQPEPHSVGGVLVHMPHVCSIPDRGREKDISQFIHATDEVLLNVK encoded by the exons ATGATCAAGGATCCTTCACTCGATCAATCGAGGATGTCCAGCTATCCAAACCTGGAATATCAAAATCTATACAATGCACTCACCATGCTGCTTGACGTAGCTTCCAGTATCCAAAACGGattgaatttatttggaaaagcaCTGCTGCAATGTCTGGGATGCATTCTACCTTTTTTGGATAAGGACTTGATTGATAACCTTCCCTATCTAGCTGCATCCAGTATTTCCGTTCTTCCACCATCGTTGCACCAAGATATAATAAACTATCTATGTTATTACATATTACCATTTACGATCA CTCGCCAAAGTGATGATGACCAAGAATGTCATGCGTGCCAGTCGGTGTCTGCTGTTATAATGTTAGTATTTCAGTATTCGAATAATCCTGCACATCATTGTCAGCTTCTGGAATCCTTGATGAGACTCAAGCATAACGTTGTAAAAGATCTACTATGCGTAATCGCATACGGTACTTCAGCAAGTCGAGCCTCTGCTGCTAAGTTGCTATTCTACTATTGGCCTGCGTTTGATCCGAATCTTTTTGATCGCAAAGGATTATTATGCAAGTTTACCAACAATTTGATACCATTTGTTTGTCAAAGAGAATCATGTCCTAATGCCGGCAATGCTGAAGCCGTTAAGGTTTGCTACAATCATTGCATTAGTATATTATACGCCGTTGATTCGCCCCCACCGCTGTATCTGTGCATCGAATGTGCTAATGAAATACATCGTGACCATCCAGATCTTTCGTTTGGAGATATACTGCATCCGATGCAGCAAGTGTCAATGATATGTGAAAACAAG AATTGCAGGTCGAGCGATAAATCAGCGGTGTCGATTTGTTTTTCAAGCGAGTGTGCTAGTTACAACGGTAACCACCCTATCCGATACTGCTCTCAGTGCCATGGCAACCGACACAACAGTAGGCGTGGAATTGATCACATCGTGCATCGCAGTCTAccgccgatgatgatgatggatgctGAGATGCAAACGTACATGGTGGAAGCGGTTATAAGTCTTCTTCGAGAAGCAAAACCCTTGAATTTGGACTTTGGAAgagattcttctagtgattcgaAGGGTAGTGCAGGAAATGGAACACAAGACACGCTAACCTTAGAGGATCGTCAACTGCTGGGCCGATACGGAATATGGCTTTTGGTTGGCAGATGCAAACCTACTGCCGATACCCCGATTGAAATTCTAGGGCGTTTATTATCCATGCTTTTCCATTGGTTCCATATAACCGCGTACTCATACGACGGACAAGCTGAGAGCACTTTGGAAAAACTCAAACTGGAGCACGTTTGCGGCTGGTTGAAGGATGTTTGTGATAGCCATTATAAAGATTTCATCGACTGTCTTCTCCCTCATCCACCCGAATATTCCAGAGTGGGAGGGCATTGGGATACACTCGCTTCTAGAACTTCACATCTCAAAGAAGGCCTACAGCGTCTGATTTGTCTCATACCATACGAGATTATAAACCAACAAATTTGGGATACCGTGATGCCGCATTGGATGGAAGCCGTCACAAACGACGTACCGGAAAAGGAGCTACCAGAACTGAAGATTGTGCTGAGCAAAATCCTAGATCCTGACATGTCACCATTAGGATTTGATGCCAAGGCAATGTACAATTTcgtaacaattcgttttgagaaaACAACCGCCAAGGTCCAACAGCAGGCCCTTCACTGGTTGCAGAATTTGACGAAACTTGAAATTTTGATACCTCTGACGCAGCTGTTTGCAATGTTTGGAGATGGTGTTCGCATAATGAAGCACGGAATGCAGGCCGAGTTCCACACTGATAAGATTGGGAAAGGCAGTGGCTCGAAAATAGCGCGTGATAAAGAACTTCAGCCTCCCAGAAGAAGCTCTATCT CTCCTGTTGTTGAAGATGACTCGGGAAATACGTCTGCGATTTCCGATGATGAGGCACCGATATCGAGACATACTGAATTTTCAACTGATGCCGAGCATAATCTAACCTGCTGCATTTTGATGCTTGACATATTACTAAAACAG ATGGAACTTCAGGATATTGAACAACACAGCGGTATTTACACAACTGTCTGCGACGGAGTGTGTAGACTACTGAAATGCATGGTTACGGCGGCAAAAGTGGGACTAGGAAATCACATTTGCTCATCAAAG GAATGTGGCTACTGTGAAGCATCAGTGATGTGGCATCAGCTTTCGACAAAACTTGTTCAATATTTGGCCCCACTGGATGCGGTTAGACCACCGGAC gctcCACTACCGGAAATTATAGACGACGAAAAACCGTCACGAAAGAGTCCTCCAGAATCAGAAAAGGAAAGTAAAACTCGGGATCGCGATGTTTCCCTTTCTATGGCACCTTTGCCCATACCCCTTGGACCGCTAG TTGTACCATCTATCCTAGATGACGTTGGGAAAATTATAATAATGGCAG